Proteins found in one Camelus bactrianus isolate YW-2024 breed Bactrian camel chromosome X, ASM4877302v1, whole genome shotgun sequence genomic segment:
- the LOC123613380 gene encoding paraneoplastic antigen Ma6E-like has product MAGSGASATAKEDLLAAEVPAMALAVLRDWCGWMGVNAQRSLLILGIPEDCEDQDFQEAVRAALWHLGRYRVLGKVFRKELGSRVALVECAEYLNRRLIPRQIPGTGGAWPVVFLPQAPDSESQDRPNFPAQPQRPALVGRAGEAGAADEAGAEGEAGAEGEAGAEDAAGTPGEEDVAQEVEVTGEAGAGGEAGAPGEEAAAGAAAAIVEARAGNRPWRQVLQRVLENMGSQGLRPFSGLEEPGPREESFESWLDHANDMLYLWRHVSERERRRRLVESLGGPALDLLCGLLVEDPDMAAHDCLAALVQAFGNKDTRVTARLKFMTCAQRPQETLFAYMMRLEGLLQSALEKGAIHPAIADQVRARQVLMRARPSAALQNRLRRMRLERRPPGFVGMLRLIRETEAPEAGPAGSEQLQVEEEARVNPGDLAGAPAVPAQEYGAQASSAQEVVTGGTTADGAKASPAGEGTAQGALSKEGSTEATPACEEASEAAPGTGEAGEAAPETHVASGAAPAPGETSKSSPATQGDENPPIPAGLGQAAPSEAPGAPIPARMDRASWGVGPSQAPGAPSPAQMGRASWGVGPSEAPGAPTPAQMDRASWESGPSEAPGAPTPAQMDRASWESGPSEAPWAPSPAQMNRDSWESVPSEAPGAPTRAQMERASWGMGSASREAPGGPGCEPENLTQAGDQEAEGPPEEGLKPIPEDPGNEDRAVEMSPPKSSSGQ; this is encoded by the exons CCTGGGCAGGTACCGAGTGCTGGGCAAGGTCTTCAGAAAGGAGCTGGGGTCCAGGGTTGCCTTGGTCGAGTGTGCTGAGTATTTAAACCGAAGGTTGATTCCTCGACAAATACCAGGCACGGGAGGGGCCTGGCCTGTGGTCTTCCTGCCCCAGGCCCCCGATTCTGAGTCACAGGATAGACCCAatttccctgcccagccccagagACCAGCATTGGTTGGCAGGGCAGGTGAGGCAGGAGCTGCAGATGAGGCAGGAGCTGAGGGTGAGGCAGGAGCTGAGGGTGAGGCAGGAGCTGAAGACGCGGCAGGAACGCCAGGTGAGGAAGATGTTGCACAGGAAGTAGAGGTCACAGGTGAGGCGGGAGCTGGAGGTGAGGCAGGAGCCCCAGGTGAGGAAGCAGCTGCGGGGGCAGCAGCAGCCATAGTCGAGGCGAGAGCCGGGAACCGGCCATGGAGGCAGGTCTTGCAGCGTGTGCTGGAAAACATGGGCTCTCAGGGCCTGAGACCCTTCTCTGGGCTGGAAGAGCCTGGCCCCAGGGAGGAGTCCTTTGAGAGCTGGCTGGACCACGCCAACGACATGCTGTACCTGTGGCGCCACGTGtctgagagggagaggaggaggaggctggtggAGAGCCTGGGCGGCCCCGCGCTGGATCTCCTGTGTGGCCTCCTGGTGGAAGATCCCGACATGGCCGCACACGACTGCCTGGCCGCGCTGGTGCAGGCGTTTGGGAACAAGGACACCCGGGTGACCGCACGGCTGAAGTTCATGACTTGCGCCCAGCGGCCCCAGGAGACTCTCTTTGCCTACATGATGCGCCTGGAAGGCCTGCTGCAGTCGGCCCTGGAGAAGGGGGCCATCCACCCGGCCATCGCAGACCAGGTGCGCGCCCGGCAGGTGCTGATGCGGGCCCGCCCGAGTGCTGCACTCCAGAACAGGCTGAGgaggatgaggctggagaggagacCCCCGGGCTTCGTGGGGATGCTGCGGCTCATCCGGGAGACCGAGGCACCGGAGGCTGGCCCAGCGGGCAGCGAGCAGCTCCAAGTGGAAGAAGAGGCCCGCGTGAACCCTGGAGACCTGGCAGGTGCCCCAGCTGTCCCGGCCCAGGAATATGGTGCCCAGGCCTCCTCAGCCCAGGAGGTCGTCACCGGGGGCACCACTGCAGATGGAGCCAAGGCCTCCCCAGCAGGTGAAGGGACCGCCCAGGGTGCCCTTTCCAAGGAAGGTAGCACTGAGGCCACCCCAGCCTGTGAAGAGGCCAGCGAGGCGGCTCCTGGCACTGGTGAGGCTGGTGAGGCTGCCCCTGAAACCCACGTTGCCTCTGGGGCAGCCCCTGCGCCTGGGGAGACCAGCAAGTCCTCCCCTGCCACTCAGGGAGACGAAAATCCTCCCATCCCTGCAGGCCTAGGTCAGGCAGCTCCCTCAGAGGCCCCTGGGGCCCCCATCCCTGCCCGGATGGACAGGGCTTCCTGGGGGGTAGGACCCTCACAGGCCCCCGGggccccctctcctgcccagaTGGGCAGGGCTTCCTGGGGGGTAGGACCCTCAGAGGCCCCCGgggctcccacccctgcccagatGGACAGGGCTTCCTGGGAGTCAGGACCCTCAGAGGCCCCCGgggctcccacccctgcccagatGGACAGGGCTTCCTGGGAGTCAGGACCCTCAGAGGCCCCCTGGGCCCCCTCTCCTGCACAGATGAACAGGGATTCCTGGGAGTCAGTACCCTCAGAGGCCCCTGGGGCTCCCACCCGTGCCCAGATGGAGAGGGCTTCCTGGGGG ATGGGTAGTGCTTCCcgggaggccccaggaggtcctgGCTGTGAGCCAGAGAACCTCACCCAGGCAGGAGACCAGGAGGCTGAGGGGCCCCCCGAGGAGGGGCTCAAGCCCATCCCAGAGGACCCGGGAAATGAGGACAGGGCTGTGGAGATGAGCCCTCCCAAGTCCTCCTCGGGTCAATAG